Within Dysosmobacter sp. Marseille-Q4140, the genomic segment GAGCCCACCACGTTGGTCCACTTCTTCCAGGTGTGGTTGAGGTAATAGCTGTTGTCGTCGCCCTGGAGCAGGGGGTAGGAAATGACCGTGCCGGGGATCAGGATCCATCCCAGCACGTCGGAGTTGACCTCCCGCAGGGCGGTGAAGTCCATGGCGGCCAGGGCTCCGGCGTAGGGGTCGATGTAGACGGGCTTCTCCTCCTCCGGCTCCTCGGTTTCCTCCGGCTCCGGTTCCGGGGCGGGGGCGGGCTCCAGCTGGGAAAGGTCGGGCAGCTCCACCAGGGCCTCGGCCTCGGCGTACTCGGCCTCGCCCTCCCGGTATTGCAGGGTCTGGCGGATCAGCATGACGGCGCTGACGCACAGGACCAGAGCCAGGACGGCGATCAGCAGTTTCCGGATATTGGGGCGCATGGCGGCTGCCTCCTCTCAGAGCGGTTTTTCGGCAAAGGGGGCCCGGACCTGCGTCCGGGCCCCCTTTTCTTGGGTCATTCAAATGTGCTTGCCTGTGCGATCAGGCGTTCTCCTCGCGGCGCTTCTTGCCGCTGAGAGCCAGCCAAACTAGAGCCAGGCCGGACACGCCGGCAGCCAGGGCCCACAGGCCGGCGGTATCGCCGGTGGCGGGGACCTCAGCCATGGGAACTTCCTCCTCGGGCAGCTCGGTGGTAGGAGTTTCCTCCTCGGGCAGCTCGGTGGTGGGAGTCTCCTCCTCGGGCAGGTCGGTGGTGGGGGTGTTGTCATCGGGGATGTCGGTGCCGGGATCAGAGGGACCGGGCTCGATGGGATCGGGGTTCGGGCCGGGCTCGATGGGATCGGGGTTGGGCTGAGTCCCGTTGGCGGTGTAATTGGCGTAGTAGGTGATCTGATCCTGTCCGCTCTCCAGCAGCGCCGCCATGGTGGTCTCCAGATCCACAAACTTCACGCCGGTATCAGTGCCGGTGGTGGTGAAGCTGCCGGTGAAGGTGTAACCCTGATCGGCGGTCACATTGGGCTGGCTGATCTTGATGGGGAAGTTGTTGTGGTTCAAAAACTCCTTGTAATCGTCAATGCTGAAGGTGTAGCTGATCTGGCTGGCCTGGCTGTTGTTGAAGGTGCCGTTGGCCAGGGCGCCCTGCCAGCCGGGATCGGCGGAGTAGGTGTTGACGCTATTCACCATGAGAGGCACATACCACTCATACCGGAAGCTGCTGCCGTCAGCGATCAGCGTATTGTTTCTGTTGTGCACGTTGCCGTAGAGGGTGGCGTCGAAGATGACGGTGAACTCGCGGCTGTCGTAGACGTTCTTCAGTGCGGCAACAGCGGGCGTTCCGCTGGCAGTGACCACCGCCACGTCAGAGTTGACGCTGTCCTCAGCATTCCAGGTATAGCCATAGGCGCTCAGGATATCGGCGCCGTTCTCCGTCACGGTGTAGGTGCCGGGCTCCAGGTTCTCCAGCGTGTAGGTGTAAGTGAAATAGGAGTACACGTCCTCCTCGAAATCCTTCAGGCTGACGGTCACGGGCGTGAAGGCCTCATCGGAATCCAGCGCAGCCGTCACAGTAAACGTGAGCGTATCCTTCAGAGCGTTCCAAGCGGCAGTCTCGCTGAGCGGCAGGTAAATGGTCTTGGTGATGGTCAGGCTGCCGACGGTGTAGGTGGTGGCGTACAGCTTCACAGTGAACTTGGGGGGATCGTTCTTGTCGCCCCAGGTGCCGCCGTCATCGGTCACATCGCGAGCATACAGCTCCTGCAGCTGATCGTTGGTCAATCCATCCGTGGAGGCCTTGTCATAGCTGGTGCCGTCATAGGCAACGGAAGCCGCCGCATTAGTGAACACAAACGCATTGTTGGGAGCCGTATCGGTCTCAACACCGGAGGTATAGTCACCAGTATTCACCAGAGTCGCCTCAGAGGCGCCGTCCACGTAAGCATAGAGCGCATAGCGCACCTGATAGGCAGGCTTGTCATAGGACAGCTTGGCATACAGGGTGATGGAGTGGCCGCCCTTGACATCATTCACCGCAGCCACCAGCTGCTCAGCCGTCATGGTGGTGCCGTCCTGCGCGGTGGACCAGCCGGTGATGGTGTAGCCGGGAACGCTGATGGTGGGAACCGCAGCCAGATTGCCAGCAGTGAAGCCATTCACAGCATAGGTTCCGCCGGTGATGGTATTCATGGGATCGGCTCCCGCCGCCTCCGGCCAGAGAGCACTGTCAGCAGTCCAGGCATAGCTCACGGTGATCTGGGTGTTGGGAGTCCAGGTATAGGGGTTCGTCACCTGCACGGTGACGGGCTCGGCGCCCACGGCTGCGGAGGTCCCATCGCCGGGATAGGTATAGGTCACAGTGCCCAGGACATAGTTGCCCTTGGTCCCCTCGACCTCGCCGGCAATGGAGGTGCCGCTGGTGACGGTCTCGGTCACGGTGTAGCCCGTGCCCTGGGGCAGATCCTCCACGGTATAGCTGTACTTGCCGGAAACCGCATCATAGGTAAACTCGCCGAACGCAACATTGGCCTTTTCAGTGCCGTTAGCGTCTTTCACGCTGAACGTGGCAGCGAAGCCGGTGGGAGCCTCGGAGGAGGCAAGGCCGGTGAAAGTCTTTTCGATCACCAGATCGCCCAGAGGAGTGACCGCGGTGGTCTTTTCTGCCTTTCCGGTGTTGGGGTCCTCACTGGTGATGGTCGCGGTGTTGGTAACGCTGGTACCCGTGTAACCAGCGGGTACAGTGGCCTTCACAGTCAGGATCGCGCTTTCATTCTTTTCCAGCGCATCCGCAGGGATCACCCAGGTAATCACGCCGTTGGATACAGAAACCGTGCCGACAGAATCGGTCGCAGTTGCGCTGACATAGGTCAGCTCGGCAGCGGCCAGGTCATCCGTAACAGTAGCCTCATCCGTCGCATTGGCCGTGCCATTGTTGGCCACGGTGATCTGATAGGTGATCTCGTCTCCGGCCAGCACAGAGTCCGGGCCGGTCTTGGTGATCAGCAGATGGGGCTGAGGCACAGTATAATCGTTGGTAACGGTCATCGTCGCCGTTGCGTCAGCCGTGACGGTCACAGTCTGATCCGCAGGATCATAGGTGACAGACTCCGCACTCTGAGAATTGGTCTCAGTCACCGTGTAGGTGCCGGGAGTCAGGCCGTAAACATTCACAGACTTACTGCCGTTGCCCTCTATAGTAACAGAAGTGGTCTTTACAACCGAGCGATCAGAGTTTGCGATCTCGAACGTGAAGGTACGGGACACGTTCGTCGCGTTGGTCACCGTCTTGGTAATCGTCAAAGAAGGCCGTGCATCTTTCCAAATAGCGTAGAGGGTAACACTTTCGGTCATGGTAATTTTCCCGTTGGGATAATACCAGGTCCCCTGGCCGTCCGCCCGGGTGTTCCAGCCCAGGAAATCGTGGCCTTCCCAGGTGGGAACGCCGCCGACCGTAAGCTGGTTGCCCTTTTCAGTAGTGGCAGATGCGGGCATGTTGCCAACAGTTGCATCGGTATTCTTATTGTAATCCAGAGAAACATACTCGGCGTCCTTGTTAATGATCACGCCGTCCACGTGCCAGTTGGGGCAGCCGCCCTGATTGCCGCCATCATGGTTCTTGACCACATACCACAGCACTTCCTGCTCAGCGGGATCATAGCCGGAAACTACCGCCTTGATCTGCTCATCCGTCGGCGCGGAGAGAATGTGACTGCTGACAGCACTGAATGTATTTTTCAGCTCCGCAGCGGTATAAGAACCCACATGACTGGAGTTAAAGTCCACATGGACCTCGCTGGCGCTTGCAATGGTGCCCGTCAGCATACCCGCGCCCGTCCCGCTGCTGGGATGCTCGGGAGAATACTGGGCAGCCAGGTATCCGGTAGTGCCGTTCTCATAGGGGATGGTGCCGTCGTTGCGGATAAAGAACCAGGCATTCTGGCCTTTCTGGCCGCCGGAGCCATCAGGTGTCAATCGAATCACTTTTGTCTGATAAGCGTTCACAGAACCGCTTCCCGGCTGATAGCCAGCTGCGGAGACAGATACAGAATAATCTGCATAAGCAAGCGTCAGATTAAAGGGTGCAATACCATTTGGATCTGTATAAGTTGATCCACTGCCATAAAACCAGTGCTCCACAGTCACCTTCGCGTTTTAGATGGGAGCGCCGGTCTGCGCATCCACTACTTTGATGGTCGTATTGCCGCTGTGGGCCAGCGCGGTGGTGGGCAGCAGGCCCAGGGTCAGGACCAGGGCCATCAGAATGGACAATACTCTTCTTCTCGTTTTTGCCATTGTTTCGTTCTCCTTTCATATGGGAAAATCGAAATCCATGGCAGCCGGGCTGGCCTGCGCCGCAGCGGCGTTTAGCTCCCTGGCTTTGCGTCCCGCCCTTTCGGGCGGTTTGCCGTTTTCAGTGATTTCTCGCGCGGCCACCCGCCGCGCCGGGTCCTCCAGGTACGTTTCCCGCCCTCCCGCGGGATGTCAGGTCTTGGTCATCGGGTCTCCGGGTCCAATGCGCTGTGCATCAGCAGCAGCAGCTCCAGAACGCTGCGGAAGCTCTCCTCCTTTCCCTCTTCCAACCAGGTGAGGGAGCCCTGCCAGCTGGCGTTCTGCCGGAACAGCACCCGCACCGCAAAGGTGGCGCGCTGCCCCTCCTGGCGTTCCGCCGCCGGAGGCGATGCCGCTGTCCGCTCCGGCGGTGCGCCGAAGGACCGGACCGCTGAGAAGGACTGGGGGAAATGCATATCGTCCAGCAGGTCCTCCATCCGCAGCAGGAACTCCATGGCGCTGCGGAAGGCGATCCCCTCCGGCCGGTGCGGATTGTACAGCCGCCCGCGCAGCACGTGCTCGTCGTAGCTGTCCACGCACACCACCGTGGTCCGGTAGGCGTTGCCCCATTGCTTCATCGGCATCCGGTGCTCACCTCCCCTTTCATTTGATGGGTACAGTATAGCATACGGCGGTTACAAAACCGGTTACAAATCGCAGTTTTTCTTTCAAAACTTGTTCGTTAATTTGCATAAATTATATTTAGATCCATTGTCTATTCATACAAAACAGTTTCAAAAAGTTCTAAAATCTGCGCAAAATGCCGTTTTTTTAACCCACCAAAAAGCAGTCGTCCAGTTACAGGTATTAAAAAAAGCCGCGCATAGCGTGGCTTTTTTTAATATGAAATTTCCGGAAAATCCGGCTCCCGGCAGGCCTCAGCCCAGGCGGCGGCGCAGCTGGTCCGGGTTGTCGGCGTGGGCCAGGGCAGTCTCCAGGGTGATTTTCCCCGCCTTATACAGCGCCAGAATGGACTGGTCCATGTTCACCATGCCCTCGGCGGCGCCGGAGGCGATGGCGTTGTCGATCTGATGACTCTTGCTGTCCCGGATCATGCTGCGGATGGCACTGTTGACGTGCATGATCTCAAAGACGGGCACCCGGCCCCCCTCCTTGTCCGGCAGCAGCTGCTGGGACACCACCGTGTGCAGCACCATGCTCAGCTGGACCCGGATCTGGGCCTGCTGGGCCGGGGGGAAGGCGTCCACGATGCGGTCGATGGTGTTCACCGCACCCTTGGTGTGGAGGGTGGCGATGACCAGATGGCCCGTCTCCGCCGCCGTCATGGCGGTGCGGATGGTGTCATGGTCCCGCATCTCGCCCAGCAGGATCACATCCGGCGCCTGCCGCAGGCAGGAGCGCAGGGCGGAGAGATAGTCCGCCGTGTCAATGGCGATCTCCCGCTGGCTGACGATGCTCTCCCGGTCCCGGTGCAGAAACTCGATGGGATCTTCCAGCGTGATGATGTGGGCCTGGCGGATGCGGTTGATCCGGTCAATGATGCAGGCCTGGGTGGTGGACTTGCCGCTGCCGGCAGTACCGGTGACCAGGACCATGCCGTGGCCCACGTCCGCCAGGGACATGACCTCCTCCGGAATGCCCAGGGTCTTCCAGTCCGGAATCTCAAAGGACACCATCCGCACCACCGCAGCCAGCGAACCCCGCTGGCGGTAGGCGTTGACCCGGAACCGGGCCAGGCCCGGCACCGCGAAGGAGAAGTCGTCATCGCCGGTACGGCGGAATTCTGTCATGTCCCGGTCCGCCATCTCATAAATAGCAGAGATCAGCGCCTCTGTCTCCTGGGGGAACACCTTCTCCCCGCTCAGGGACACCAGGCGCCCCCCCACCTTCTCGCTCACCGAGCCGCCGGCCACGATAAACAAGTCCGAGGCGTGGTCCTCCACCGCCCGGCGCAGATATTCCAGTACATCCGCCATGGGTCATTCCTCCTTGTGTCAGCTCTCCGGGGCGGCGTCGGCGCCGTCCCAGACCTCCAGGCCGGTGTCCGGCTCCCAATCCGCTGCGGACACCGCCTGCCAGCGCAGGACAGCATAGTCCTCCGCGCCGGTCACGCGCACCTCCACCTCCAGCACCTGGGTGTCGGAGATGGGGCAGGTATATACATAGGTATCGCCGGGCAGGGCCGTAACACCCTCCGGCACGTCCCCGGCCCGGAGACGGGCCAGGATCGCCTCCGCCTGACAGTCGGCGGCGTAGTAACCGTACACCGCCTCCGCCGAGGCGTCCGACAGCCGCCGGTCCGCCTGGACCGTGCCCAGGCCCAGCAGGGCGAAGATGGTCAGGCACAGCACCGCAAAGATCACCAGCAGGGAACTCCCGCCCACCGCGGGCGGGGTAAAGCGGCGGATGTCATCCATGGTCGGCCACCTCCTGTCCCGCCACGGGCAGATCCGCCAGCAGATCGCCGTCCGCCGTGTAGACCTGGACCTGGGCGGCCCAGAGGTAGTCCAGGCCGCTGTCGGCGGAGAGGATCAGCAGGTGGTAGGCCGCGGCATCCGCGTCGGTCACACTGTTCCATCCGGCGTCGTAGGAAATGCTCCAGCCGCCGTCGCCGGAGGCGGCGGACCGGGCGGTGAAATACGTCTCGTCGCCGCTCTTCAATGCCTCGGCGGCGCTCTGGGCTTCCATCAAGGCCCGGTCCCGGGCCTCGCCGTAGCGGGAGGTCCGGTCCGACAGGACGAACACCTGGACGCACAGGGCCGCCGCCAGGGCGAACACCAGCACCATTACCATCTGCTCCATCAGGGCCAGGGGGGTCTTGCTGCGTCTCATGGCGCCGCCTCCTTCCCGCTGCGCAGATACAGCGTCACCTGCTGCGTCTCTCCGTCGGCGCTGGTGATCTCCACGGTCAGAAGGCCCGCGCCGGACAGGGAGACGGAAAGGCTCTCGGCCTCCAGGACGGGCTCACCGTCCTCCGGGGCGAAGTCCCCGGACGCATCGGTGAACAGCTCCCGCAGCCAGCCGTCGTGGCAGTAGACCCGGGTGACGTAGGCCTCACCGTCGATGGTCTCCCAGAGCTCCAGGGCGTCGGAGCCGCCGAAGGCGCCCGCGCTGATGCCGCCGGAGCGGTCCGCCTGGCGGACCCGGGTGGCAATGTACTGGGCAACGGTGCGGCTTTCGTAGCTCTCCCGGTCCCGCTCCGTCAGGCGCTGATAGGCGTCCGCGCCCATCAACAGCACCGACAGCACGCAGGCGGCAAATATCCCGAACAGCAGCAGCGCCAGCAGGCCGTTCAGGGAATGATCCTTTTCTCGTCTCATGGCTCGTTTTCCAATACGGTGATGTCCGGCATCAGGTTGGACGCAAAGACATCGTAGTAGACCGTGTAGCGGTCAGTGTCGATCTGGAGGCCATAGCGCTCCTCCATGTACGCAAGGTCCGGGGGATAGATCCCCTCGGCGGCGTAGCAGGCCACAGCGGAGCGGCGCAGGGCCTCCTCCAGCTGGCGGCGCCCCTGGTCGTCCCGGCCGTTTTCCAGGTTGGACAGGGCAGTGAAAAAGCACAGCGCCGCGGCCAGGGCCACCACCGGCAGCAGCAGCGCCCGTACCGCGCCGCCGAAGGCGTTTCTCCTTCTCCTCATCATAGGCTCACCCGATGGCCGTCATGATGTGCATGAGCGGCAGCATCACCGACAGCAAAATGACCCCCACCATCACCGACGTCACCAGCACCAGGGCGGGCTCCACCCGGGCCACCTTGGCCTCCAGGGCCTCCTGGCTCTCCAGGGTCAGACGGCGGGCGATTTCCTCCATCACCGTATCGCCGGTGCCGCTGCGAAGGCCTAGGGCCAGCAGGCGGCAGGCGGCCACGGGCAGGGCCTGGGAATCCCGCAGCGCCGCGGCCAGGCCGGCCCCCTGGGCCAGCCGGGACTGGCAGTCACGGCAGCGGCGCACCGCGGCGGGCACGTCGCCCAACAGTGTCTCCGACAGCTCCAGGGACTCCTCCAGAGGCAGGCCGCTGCGCAGGCCCATGGCCAGCGCCTGGGCAAACCGGGCGACGCCCATCTGCCGGGACACGCCCTTGTCTCCCCGGCGGCGGTGCCACCAGGCCAGGACCAAGGCCCGGAAGGACGTGCTGGCAGCAAAGGCCCCCAGGCCGAGGACCATCAGGGCCAGCACCGCGCACAGCACCGGCATGGCGGCGTCCAGCGCCTGGCCCAGGGCCAGCAGGCCTCCAGCCACACCGGTCATCTGGCCGCCCAGGGAGGCGTACACGTCCCGGAACACCGGCAGCACCCGCACCAGCAGCACCACGATCACCACCAGCATCACCAGCAGCAGCACCGCCGGGTACAGCAGCGACGAGCGGACCTGCCGGTCCAGCCGGTCCCGCCCCTCATAGTACCGGGACAGGGCCTGGAGGGCCTCCTCCAAATGGCCGCTGCGCTCGCCCACCTCCACCAGGCCCACCACGTAGAGGGGAAAGCGGCCCGTCTGCCTCATAACGGCAGACAAAGGCGTACCGCAGTCCGCCTCCCGGGCCATGGAGGAGAGCAGTTCTCTCTGCGCGCCTCCGCGCTCTTCCTCCGCCAGCAGGGACAGTCCGTCCGCGGCGCCCACACCGGCGTGAATCAGCAGTGACAGTTCCCCGCACAGCGAGGACAGTTCCATATCAGACAAGCAACGGTTTTTCATAGGCAGCTCCCGCAAAAAAATAGGCTTGCATCAAGTTGCAAGCCTATTTTAATGCAAATCTGTCGATCCGTAAAGGGGAAAAGTCAGTAGAGATACTTCACCGTGTAATTCTTGCCGTCACCGATATACTGCATGATGGAGGCACTCTGCTTGCCGCTGGAGGCGAAGGTGGGGTCCATCCGCTGCCAGGAGGTGCCGTCGAAGTAGATGACGCCCTCCACCCAGCCGGTCTTTTCGGACCAGACGCTGATCCAGGCATGATATGCGGTACCGGCGTAGCCCACCACCAGCTTGCAGGGCACGCCCTGGCTGCGGAGCATCCCGGTCATCAGCGCCGCATAGTCGAAGCAGATGCCGGTCTTTTTGGCCAGCACGGTATCCAGCACCGGCAGGTAGCCGCTCTGGACCGTGGCCGCCAGCTGCTTGTCATAGGTGAGGTTCTTTACCACAAACTCATAGATGGCCTGGACCTTGGCCAGGGGATCCGTCTTGCCGGCGGTCAGCTCCGCCGCCTTGGCCACAGTCTTCGGGGCCACGCCGTAATCCACGTACTGATTGGGCCGCAGGAAGGGCGCAAATTCGTCCGTCAGCGTCACCTGGAAACTGACGGAGGTCACCGTGGAGTACTTGGTGCCGGAGATGTTCTCGTAGACGATCACCTGATAGGAGCCGT encodes:
- a CDS encoding InlB B-repeat-containing protein; this translates as MNAYQTKVIRLTPDGSGGQKGQNAWFFIRNDGTIPYENGTTGYLAAQYSPEHPSSGTGAGMLTGTIASASEVHVDFNSSHVGSYTAAELKNTFSAVSSHILSAPTDEQIKAVVSGYDPAEQEVLWYVVKNHDGGNQGGCPNWHVDGVIINKDAEYVSLDYNKNTDATVGNMPASATTEKGNQLTVGGVPTWEGHDFLGWNTRADGQGTWYYPNGKITMTESVTLYAIWKDARPSLTITKTVTNATNVSRTFTFEIANSDRSVVKTTSVTIEGNGSKSVNVYGLTPGTYTVTETNSQSAESVTYDPADQTVTVTADATATMTVTNDYTVPQPHLLITKTGPDSVLAGDEITYQITVANNGTANATDEATVTDDLAAAELTYVSATATDSVGTVSVSNGVITWVIPADALEKNESAILTVKATVPAGYTGTSVTNTATITSEDPNTGKAEKTTAVTPLGDLVIEKTFTGLASSEAPTGFAATFSVKDANGTEKANVAFGEFTYDAVSGKYSYTVEDLPQGTGYTVTETVTSGTSIAGEVEGTKGNYVLGTVTYTYPGDGTSAAVGAEPVTVQVTNPYTWTPNTQITVSYAWTADSALWPEAAGADPMNTITGGTYAVNGFTAGNLAAVPTISVPGYTITGWSTAQDGTTMTAEQLVAAVNDVKGGHSITLYAKLSYDKPAYQVRYALYAYVDGASEATLVNTGDYTSGVETDTAPNNAFVFTNAAASVAYDGTSYDKASTDGLTNDQLQELYARDVTDDGGTWGDKNDPPKFTVKLYATTYTVGSLTITKTIYLPLSETAAWNALKDTLTFTVTAALDSDEAFTPVTVSLKDFEEDVYSYFTYTYTLENLEPGTYTVTENGADILSAYGYTWNAEDSVNSDVAVVTASGTPAVAALKNVYDSREFTVIFDATLYGNVHNRNNTLIADGSSFRYEWYVPLMVNSVNTYSADPGWQGALANGTFNNSQASQISYTFSIDDYKEFLNHNNFPIKISQPNVTADQGYTFTGSFTTTGTDTGVKFVDLETTMAALLESGQDQITYYANYTANGTQPNPDPIEPGPNPDPIEPGPSDPGTDIPDDNTPTTDLPEEETPTTELPEEETPTTELPEEEVPMAEVPATGDTAGLWALAAGVSGLALVWLALSGKKRREENA
- a CDS encoding PilT/PilU family type 4a pilus ATPase, whose translation is MADVLEYLRRAVEDHASDLFIVAGGSVSEKVGGRLVSLSGEKVFPQETEALISAIYEMADRDMTEFRRTGDDDFSFAVPGLARFRVNAYRQRGSLAAVVRMVSFEIPDWKTLGIPEEVMSLADVGHGMVLVTGTAGSGKSTTQACIIDRINRIRQAHIITLEDPIEFLHRDRESIVSQREIAIDTADYLSALRSCLRQAPDVILLGEMRDHDTIRTAMTAAETGHLVIATLHTKGAVNTIDRIVDAFPPAQQAQIRVQLSMVLHTVVSQQLLPDKEGGRVPVFEIMHVNSAIRSMIRDSKSHQIDNAIASGAAEGMVNMDQSILALYKAGKITLETALAHADNPDQLRRRLG
- a CDS encoding DUF4860 domain-containing protein; translation: MRREKDHSLNGLLALLLFGIFAACVLSVLLMGADAYQRLTERDRESYESRTVAQYIATRVRQADRSGGISAGAFGGSDALELWETIDGEAYVTRVYCHDGWLRELFTDASGDFAPEDGEPVLEAESLSVSLSGAGLLTVEITSADGETQQVTLYLRSGKEAAP
- a CDS encoding type II secretion system F family protein, translating into MKNRCLSDMELSSLCGELSLLIHAGVGAADGLSLLAEEERGGAQRELLSSMAREADCGTPLSAVMRQTGRFPLYVVGLVEVGERSGHLEEALQALSRYYEGRDRLDRQVRSSLLYPAVLLLVMLVVIVVLLVRVLPVFRDVYASLGGQMTGVAGGLLALGQALDAAMPVLCAVLALMVLGLGAFAASTSFRALVLAWWHRRRGDKGVSRQMGVARFAQALAMGLRSGLPLEESLELSETLLGDVPAAVRRCRDCQSRLAQGAGLAAALRDSQALPVAACRLLALGLRSGTGDTVMEEIARRLTLESQEALEAKVARVEPALVLVTSVMVGVILLSVMLPLMHIMTAIG
- a CDS encoding transglutaminase domain-containing protein yields the protein MKNWKLRALALLLLLSMALTGCAAGTETEAAAGEEEAWIDSVTLEEVDLEDEAVALAASAAIPDTMQPVASGTQVKKSDKAVIDYSNTRDGYVMVQYTASTSKRLKAQVKGPTTTYTYNLTAGEWEVFPLSDGNGSYQVIVYENISGTKYSTVTSVSFQVTLTDEFAPFLRPNQYVDYGVAPKTVAKAAELTAGKTDPLAKVQAIYEFVVKNLTYDKQLAATVQSGYLPVLDTVLAKKTGICFDYAALMTGMLRSQGVPCKLVVGYAGTAYHAWISVWSEKTGWVEGVIYFDGTSWQRMDPTFASSGKQSASIMQYIGDGKNYTVKYLY